In Peromyscus maniculatus bairdii isolate BWxNUB_F1_BW_parent chromosome 21, HU_Pman_BW_mat_3.1, whole genome shotgun sequence, one DNA window encodes the following:
- the LOC102909898 gene encoding sulfotransferase 1C1 produces MSSEEMKNLHLDERYLQPETKEVNGILMSKMISDNWDKIWNFQAKPDDLLIATYAKAGTTWTQEIVDMIQNDGDVQKCQRANTFDRHPFLEWTLPPPLNSGLDLANKMPSPRTLKTHLPVQMLPPSFWKENSKIIYVARNAKDCLVSYYHFSRMNRMLPDPGTWEEYVETFKAGNVLWGSWYDHVKGWWDVKDQHRILYLFYEDMKEDPKREIEKIVKFLEKDISEEVLNKIIHHTSFDVMKQNPMANYTTLPTSIMDHSISPFMRKGMPGDWKNYFTVAQSEDFDEDYRKKMAGSTITFRTEI; encoded by the exons ATGTCCTCGGAAGAAATGAAAAACCTCCACCTGGACGAACGGTACCTGCAGCCAGAAACCAAAGAAGTGAATGGGATCCTCATGTCCAAGATGATAAGTGATAATTGGGACAAAATCTGGAACTTCCAAGCAAAGCCTGACGACCTCCTCATTGCGACCTATGCAAAGGCAG GTACCACCTGGACACAGGAAATTGTGGACATGATCCAAAATGATGGGGATGTGCAAAAGTGCCAGCGGGCCAACACCTTTGACCGCCACCCTTTCCTCGAGTGGACTTTGCCTCCACCCCTCAACTCGG GTCTGGATCTGGCTAACAAAATGCCTTCCCCTCGAACCCTGAAGACTCATCTGCCTGTTCAGATGCTGCCACCTTCCTTctggaaagaaaactcaaag attaTCTATGTGGCCAGAAATGCCAAGGACTGCCTGGTATCTTACTACCATTTCTCAAGAATGAATAGAATGCTGCCTGACCCTGGGACATGGGAAGAATATGTTGAAACATTCAAAGCTGGAAACG TGTTGTGGGGCTCCTGGTATGACCATGTAAAGGGATGGTGGGATGTGAAAGACCAACACCGCATTCTCTACCTCTTCTATGAAGACATGAAAGAG GACCCAAAGAGGGAAATTGAGAAGATAGTAAAATTCCTTGAAAAAGACATATCAGAGGAAGTTCTAAATAAAATCATCCATCATACCTCCTTTGATGTAATGAAGCAAAACCCAATGGCCAACTATACCACTCTACCCACCAGCATCATGGACCACTCAATCTCTCCTTTCATGAGGAAAG GGATGCCTGGAGACTGGAAGAACTACTTTACTGTGGCACAAAGTGAGGATTTTGATGAAGACTACCGGAAGAAGATGGCAGGGAGCACTATTACTTTCCGCACAGAGATCTGA